The following are from one region of the Oreochromis aureus strain Israel breed Guangdong linkage group 1, ZZ_aureus, whole genome shotgun sequence genome:
- the rxfp3.3a2 gene encoding relaxin-3 receptor 1, giving the protein MMEEMFNHSGALNRSSVLEDIDVSADGTPILRILISVVYSVVCAVGLVGNLLVFFLMRLRQGRKRSTINVFIINLAVTDFQFVLTLPFWAVDTALDFSWPFGDAMCKIVLSVTVMNMYASVFFLTAMSVTRYLAVASALKKKAHSRSRCVKWVCAVLWVAATVATAPTAVFSTVTVVAGEKLCLLKFPEGHDWLALYHIQKILIAFIIPMLIVSVNYLMLLRFVRLRSMDSSNPKRRSRVTKSVAIVVLSFFCCWMPNHAITFWGVLVKFNAANWDTSYYMVHTYVFPVTVCLAHANSCLNPVLYCLMRPEIRKMLSGLFWKASTPSSTKGCATRSMTQAETQGAAPLQIMDNAEYTLSIIDRKGLSASKVLPYTR; this is encoded by the coding sequence ATGATGGAGGAAATGTTTAACCACAGCGGAGCGCTCAACCGAAGTTCAGTGCTCGAAGACATCGATGTGAGCGCGGATGGCACCCCCATCCTGAGGATACTCATATCGGTTGTGTACTCTGTAGTTTGCGCGGTGGGTTTAGTGGGCAACCTCCTCGTCTTTTTTCTAATGAGGTTACGACAAGGTCGAAAGAGGTCCACTATTAATGTTTTCATCATCAACTTGGCAGTGACGGACTTCCAGTTTGTTCTCACTCTGCCCTTCTGGGCTGTGGACACCGCGCTGGACTTCAGCTGGCCGTTCGGAGACGCCATGTGCAAGATCGTCCTCTCGGTCACTGTGATGAACATGTACGCCAGCGTGTTTTTCCTCACCGCCATGAGCGTGACCCGCTACCTGGCCGTCGCCTCGGCTCTGAAGAAAAAGGCGCACAGCAGGTCACGGTGTGTGAAGTGGGTGTGCGCGGTGCTGTGGGTGGCGGCGACAGTTGCCACAGCTCCAACAGCTGTCTTCTCCACTGTGACAGTGGTGGCTGGCGAAAAACTATGTCTCCTCAAGTTTCCCGAAGGACACGACTGGCTCGCCCTCTATCACATCCAGAAAATCCTGATCGCTTTCATTATCCCCATGCTCATTGTCTCCGTTAACTACCTGATGCTGCTGCGCTTCGTCAGACTGAGGAGCATGGACAGCAGCAACCCTAAACGGAGATCTAGAGTCACCAAATCTGTGGCTATAGtagttttgtctttcttttgctgctggatGCCAAATCATGCCATCACCTTCTGGGGCGTGTTGGTCAAATTTAACGCAGCAAACTGGGACACGTCGTATTACATGGTGCACACCTACGTGTTCCCGGTCACCGTGTGCTTGGCGCACGCAAACAGCTGCTTAAATCCGGTGCTTTATTGCCTGATGAGGCCGGAGATCAGGAAGATGCTGAGCGGATTGTTTTGGAAAGCCTCCACTCCGTCCTCCACGAAAGGTTGCGCCACGCGCTCCATGACACAGGCAGAAACCCAGGGAGCCGCGCCTCTCCAGATTATGGACAATGCGGAGTACACGCTGTCCATCATAGACCGTAAGGGTTTATCAGCCTCTAAAGTCCTCCCGTATACTCGTTAA
- the itga11a gene encoding integrin alpha-11a, producing MEYYCFLLLWIYSQQLGFHDCFNIDTKKYRIIKGPKQAQFGYTVQQHVAAGGEKWLLVGAPYEMNGAYQTGDVYKCSLSKRTNGNGCAKLNLGRISLTNVSERKDKMRLGMTLTSNPKDNSFVACGPLWSYECGSSYYSTGICSRVNASFKFSRTIAPAFQRCETYMDIVIVLDGSNSIYPWYEVQAFLINILQKFYIGPGQIQVGVVQYGEKVVHEFKLSDYKSVEEVVKRARSIDQRGGEETNTALGINTARSQAFKHGGRRGAKKVMIVITDGESHDSADLQQAIEDSEKDGITRYAIAVLGYYNRRGINPEAFLNEIKYIASDPDDKHFFNVTDESALKDIVDALGERIFSLEGTSKNGTAFGLQMSQAGFSAHSLEDGTLVGAVGAYDWNGAVLKETRQGKVVPPKLSYAQEFPEELKNHGAYLGYTVTSVVSARNGRLLVAGAPRFNHTGKVIIFTLKNSGNLTILHSLKGQQIGSYYGSEIAPVDIDGDGITDNLLVSAPMFFSAGLEKGKVYIYRVTELNRFFLEGSLEIHNGVQNARFGSSLAPVPDLNGDGFNDLVVGAPLEDEHKGAIYIFFSQQNRILRKYKQRIAAADLAPGLQYFGRSIHGVMDMNDDGLVDLAVGSLGAAVLLWSQSVVRIYTTVRFEPSKINIFVKDCQRGGKDVTCMSAIVCFNITARTAISPTQEIGIKYNVSIAEKRYNPRAMLDNPNKMQPQNLTLLPGEETCEHIYFHVMETTDYARPIVFTVQVALQDPENAPVLDDSWPTVVKTELPFWNGCDEDDRCIPDLALQSMNDLMTPKQFCAQSIQSRGAFCRRQSEGETEGSLRVLEATRRRMVVDVRLENKGENAYNARLNITYTPNLHFSSLIVKDNSDIKIECYSQDKLRNEKLCNVSAPFMRAKTQVTFRLEFEFSRTTFLDHLRVILEANSDGEENSKADNFNDIYYSLKYEADLLFTRDSNPTRYEIKPELSLEEPGIIGPPFNFTFQIQNLGYFPVKDLQLNIEIPEMTKNGNQLLQISDFHIDQRDGTHCLPPQHVAQSRASPEDLSRFSSLNRSNTLTLPIQCTVNVAYYRDVAFRITGALRIDTLHALKFKILELVTSASVELPSSSPMFLHEERPVRHIILEIRKEGDYRIPTWIIIGSTLGGLLLLALLSLALWKLGFFQRQKRREEDEQEVNGKVAEER from the exons gttaTTAGTGGGTGCCCCTTATGAAATGAACGGTGCTTACCAGACGGGGGATGTTTATAAATGCTCACTGAGCAAACGAACCAACGGCAATGGTTGCGCCAAGCTCAATTTAG GAAGGATATCTCTGACAAACGTATCAGAGCGAAAGGACAAGATGAGACTGGGAATGACGCTTACATCTAACCCTAAAGACAACAGCTTTGTG GCCTGTGGACCATTATGGTCGTATGAGTGTGGAAGCTCGTACTACAGCACTGGCATATGCTCCAGAGTCAATGCAAGCTTCAAGTTCTCCAGAACAATCGCCCCTGCCTTTCAGA GGTGTGAAACCTACATGGACATAGTGATTGTTCTCGATGGCTCAAACTCCATCTATCCCTGGTATGAAGTGCAGGCTTTTCTCATCAACATTCTTCAGAAGTTCTACATTGGGCCCGGTCAAATACag GTTGGAGTTGTGCAGTATGGTGAGAAGGTTGTCCATGAATTCAAACTCAGTGACTACAAATCAGTAGAGGAAGTAGTGAAAAGGGCACGCAGTATCGACCAGCGGGGTGGTGAGGAGACCAACACAGCTCTGGGCATCAACACAGCACG CTCACAAGCTTTCAAACACGGAGGACGACGTGGGGCCAAGAAGGTGATGATTGTGATAACTGACGGAGAGTCACATGACAGTGCTGATCTCCAGCAAGCCATTGAGGACAGTGAGAAGGACGGGATCACCCGCTATGCCATTGCT GTTCTTGGCTACTACAACCGCAGAGGAATCAACCCCGAGGCCTTTCTCAATGAAATCAAGTACATTGCCAGCGACCCGGATGACAAACACTTCTTTAATGTGACAGATGAGTCAGCGCTGAAGGATATTGTGGACGCACTTGGAGAGCGAATCTTCAGTTTGGAAG GAACCAGTAAGAATGGGACAGCGTTTGGCCTCCAGATGTCTCAGGCTGGATTTTCCGCTCACAGCCTTGAG GATGGGACTCTGGTGGGTGCTGTTGGGGCTTATGATTGGAACGGAGCTGTATTGAAGGAAACACGACAGGGGAAGGTGGTCCCTCCTAAGTTGTCCTATGCTCAGGAGTTTCCCGAAGAGCTCAAAAACCACGGTGCCTACTTGG GGTACACTGTGACGTCTGTGGTGTCAGCCAGAAATGGTCGTCTGCTCGTAGCGGGTGCTCCACGATTTAACCACACCGGCAAAGTGATCATCTTCACACTCAAGAACTCAGGCAACCTCACCATCCTCCACTCCCTCAAAGGCCAGCAG ATTGGCTCCTATTATGGCAGTGAGATTGCACCTGTGGATATCGACGGAGACGGTATAACTGATAACCTTCTGGTGTCAGCACCGATGTTCTTCAGCGCAGGCTTGGAGAAAGGAAAGGTCTACATCTACAGAGTCACAGAGCTG AATCGTTTCTTCCTTGAAGGATCGTTGGAAATTCACAACGGTGTCCAGAACGCTCGCTTTGGCTCTTCACTTGCTCCTGTCCCTGATCTGAATGGTGATGGGTTCAATGACTTGGTGGTGGGAGCTCCACTGGAAGATGAGCATAAAGGAGccatttatattttctttagcCAACAAAACAGAATACTACGCAAATATAAACAG agAATAGCAGCTGCAGATTTGGCTCCTGGCCTGCAGTACTTTGGCCGCAGTATCCATGGCGTAATGGACATGAACGATGATGGTTTAGTGGACCTAGCTGTAGGCTCCCTCGGTGCTGCTGTTCTACTTTG GTCCCAGAGCGTTGTTCGTATTTATACCACTGTGAGGTTTGAGCCCAGTAAGATCAACATCTTTGTGAAAGACTGCCAGAGAGGTGGCAAAGACGTGACCTGTATGTCAGCCATTGTATGTTTCAACATCACAGCCAGGACAGCCATTTCTCCCACACAGGAAATTG GGATCAAGTACAATGTCTCTATCGCGGAGAAACGTTACAATCCTCGGGCGATGTTGGATAACCCGAATAAGATGCAGCCTCAAAACTTGACCCTGCTTCCGGGAGAAGAGACCTGCGAACACATCTACTTTCACGTCATG GAAACGACCGACTACGCCAGACCCATAGTGTTCACTGTACAAGTGGCACTACAAGATCCAGAAAACGCACCAGTTCTAGATGACAGCTGGCCTACTGTGGTGAAGACTGAG CTGCCCTTTTGGAACGGCTGTGACGAGGACGATCGCTGCATCCCTGACCTGGCGCTGCAGAGCATGAATGACCTGATGACTCCAAA ACAGTTCTGTGCACAGTCCATACAGTCTCGTGGTGCCTTCTGTCGCCGCCAAAGCGAAGGGGAGACGGAGGGATCTCTGAGGGTGCTAGAGGCAACCAGGCGGAGGATGGTGGTGGATGTTCGGCTGGAGAACAAAGGAGAGAACGCATACAACGCTCGCCTCAACATCACCTACACACCCAATCTGCACTTTTCTAGCCTCATTGTCAAG GACAACTCGGACATCAAAATAGAGTGCTACAGCCAGGACAAACTGAGGAATGAGAAGCTCTGCAATGTCAGCGCACCCTTCATGAGGGCCAAAACACAG GTAACATTTCGCCTGGAGTTCGAATTCAGTCGCACTACCTTCCTTGATCATCTCCGGGTTATCCTGGAGGCCAACAG TGACGGTGAAGAAAATAGCAAAGCCGATAATTTCAATGATATCTATTACTCGCTGAAGTACGAGGCAGACCTTCTCTTCACCAG GGATTCTAATCCGACTCGATATGAAATCAAACCAGAGCTGTCACTGGAGGAGCCAGGCATCATCGGTCCTCCTTTCAACTTCACCTTCCAA ATCCAGAATCTTGGATACTTTCCGGTAAAGGATTTGCAGCTGAACATCGAGATCccagaaatgacaaaaaacgGCAACCAGCTCCTGCAGATATCCGACTTCCATATTGACCAG AGAGATGGTACGCACTGTTTACCACCTCAGCATGTGGCACAGAGCAGGGCATCACCTGAAGACCTGTCACGCTTCTCCAGCTTG AACCGATCCAACACACTAACTCTTCCAATTCAATGCACAGTCAATGTGGCTTACTACAGAGATGTTGCCTTTAGAATCACTGGAGCACTTAGAATAGATACCTTACACGCG ctgaaGTTTAAAATCCTGGAACTGGTGACCAGTGCATCAGTGGAGCTCCCCTCCTCCAGCCCCATGTTTTTACATGAAGAGAGGCCTGTCAGACAT ATAATACTGGAGATCAGGAAGGAGGGAGATTACAGAATTCCTACTTGGATTATCATTGGAAGCACGCTGGGAGGACTCTTATTGTTAGCCCTGCTCAGTCTCGCTCTATGGAAA CTTGGATTTTTCCAACGgcaaaagagaagagaagaggatgAGCAGGAGGTCAACGGCAAAGTGGCAGAAGAGCGATAA